Genomic window (Aquimarina sp. BL5):
CTAATGTAAACCTTAACATGGTTCTTACTTTATGAAATCCGTGTTTTCCCGCAGCACCAGGGTTCATGTGTAATACATTGTTAATTTTATCAGGAATTACTTTAAGAATGTGAGAATGACCGCAAATAAATAGTTTAGGTGGATTGGTTTTGATCTCTTCTCTAGTGTTTATATTATATTTTGGTGGATATCCTCCTATATGCGTGATCCAAACAGAAACATCTTCGCATGAGAATCTCTGGTTTAAAGGAAAGGTAGCTCTCGCTTTATCGTCATCTATATTTCCATAAACGGCGCGAAGCGGTTTAAGAGCTTCAATAGCATCGGTGACTTTTAGATCTCCAATATCTCCTGCGTGCCATACTTCATCTGATTCTTTTACATAATGTAAAATACGTTCGTCGATATAACTATGTGTGTCGCTAAGTAAAAGTATTTTTTTCAAATCGGTAATAGGAATGATTTATAATGTTATAAATAAACTGAAACGGTACTTTACAATTCATCTCTATTATATGAAGTATATTTGCCATCAGATTTTGAACAAAAATAGCATAAAGCTTTGAGATATTTTTTAGAACTTTCATATAATGGTACACCTTATCATGGATGGCAGCGCCAGCCTAATGCAATTTCTGTACAGGAGGTTTTAGAAGATGCTTTATCATTATTATTGAGATGTAAAATTGATGTAGTGGGTGCAGGTAGAACAGATACAGGAGTTCATGCACGACAGATAATGGCGCATTTTGATAGTGAAACAGAATTGGATGTTGTTCAGTTCAAGTACAAGCTGAATTCACTTCTTCCAAAGGAAATTGCAATACAAAAAGTGAGTTTAGTAAGAGAAGATGCGCATGCTAGATTCGATGCAGTTAGTAGGTCTTACGAGTACATTGTATCAGTGTCTAAAGATCCTTTTAGAATAAATAGTGCGTATTATCTTAAGAAAGAATTAGACGTAGACTTGATGAATGAAGCTGCTAAATTACTGTTAAACTACACTAATTTTAAATGTTTTAGTAAGTCTAAAACCGATGTAAAAACGTATAATTGTAACATAACCGATGCTGTCTGGGAGAAGACTGGTGACGTATTGATTTTTAAGATTTCGGCAAATCGCTTTCTTAGAAATATGGTTAGAGCTATTGTTGGTACCATAATTGAAATTGGAGAACATAAACTTGATCTGAATGATTTAAAGAGTATTATAAAAAGCGAAAATCGAAGTGAAGCTGGTTATTCTGTGCCAGCACATGGTTTATATTTAACAGAAGTACAATACCCAAAAACTATATACCTTATATAATAATGGCAGAAAAAAACGGTAAAGCATTTGACTTTAAATTGTTTAAGAGATTGATTGGTTTTACCAATCCATATCGTATTACATTTTATTTTGTGGCTTTATCTGCAATATTATTATCTGTATTTGCAATACTTAGGCCTCTTTTATTACAAAAAGCCATTGATAAAAGTTTTATCCCAAAAGATGAAGAGCTGATACTGTTTTATATCAGTTTGATGTTAGGGGTGTTATTATTAGAAGTGATATTCCAATTCCTATTTATTTATTTTGCCAATTGGTTAGGGCAAGAAGTGATTAGAGATTTAAGAGTAAAACTTTTTGATCATATGCTAGGTTTTAAAAAGCAGTATTATGATAAGTCTGCGGTTGGTCGTTTGGTTACAAGAGCGGTGAGTGATATCGAAACTATTGCCAGTATTTTTAGTCAAGGTCTTTTTATGATCATTAGTGATCTTCTAAAGATGATGGTTATTCTTGGTTTTATGATCTATTATAGCTGGCAACTTACTTTAATAGTTCTAGCAGTACTACCTTTTATAGTTTTTGCTACTAGGGTTTTTCAAAGAAAAATGAAAACTGCTTTTGAGGAAGTGAGGACCCAGGTTTCAAATTTGAATTCTTTTGTTCAGGAACGAATTACTGGAATGAAAATAGTGCAGCTATTTACCAGAGAAGAAATAGAGTATGCTAATTTTAAAGAAATTAACGATAAGCATAAAAAGGGATGGATAAAAACAGTTTGGTATAACTCTATATTCTTTCCTATTGCAGAAATGTCTAGCTCTATAACTATTGGATTGATTGTCTGGTACGGTGGATTGAGAGCTGCACAAGGTGATGTAATCACATTGGGAGTAGTCATTGCGTTTATCGAGTTATCCCAAATGCTATTTAGACCATTACGTCAGATTGCTGATAAATTTAATACACTGCAGATGGGTATGGTAGCTGCCAATAGAGTATTTGCAATTTTGGACACCGAATCAAAAATTAATGACTTTGGCCAATTAGAATTGCCATCGATTAACGGGGATATCGATTTTGATAACGTAAGATTCAGTTATTTAGAAGGAGAAGAAGTGTTGAAAGGAATAACCCTATCTGTAAAATCTGGAGAGACCGTTGCTATAGTTGGAGCTACTGGAGCTGGTAAGTCTACTATTATTAATTTGTTAAGTAGATTTTATGAAATAGATAGTGGAACAATCTCAATTGACAAAAAACCAATTAATACTATTGATCTAAAATCTTTGAGAAGTCATATCGCCGTAGTATTGCAAGATGTATTTCTCTTTGCTGATACGATCCTGAACAATATAACGCTTAATAATCCTGATATTACAGAAGAACAAGTTCAGAAAGCTGCTAAGGAGATTGGAATTCATGATTTTATAATGAGTCTTCCTAATGGGTATCATTATAATGTAAAAGAAAGAGGTGTAATGCTTTCTTCTGGTCAGAGACAATTAATATCTTTTTTGAGAGCATATGTTACAAATCCTGAGATATTAGTTTTAGATGAAGCAACTTCTTCTATTGACTCACATAGCGAGCAACTCATCCAGGATGCTACGGATAAAATAACTGAAGGTAGGACTTCTATAGTAATCGCTCATAGATTGGCTACTATTAAAAATGCTGATAAGATTATCGTTATGGATAACGGTAAAATAGTAGAAGAAGGTAATCATAATGAACTGCTAGAATTAGAAAATGGATATTATAAGAATCTTTATGATGTTCAGTTTGCAGAAGTGAGAGAGGTTTAGCTTATCAATCCATATTCTTTTAGAAATTTGGACGCTAGAGCCGCAAGTATTAATACGCCTATCGTTATTAACACAATGAGGAACCACCCAATTAATCCTTTAACTATTACTTTTTTGTAACTGATCTTGTATAAATTTTTGAATAAAAAAGTAGCATATATGAACTGAATTAATAGAAAGATAAAACTACTTTCTTCTATATAATCTCCGAAAATAAAAGTTATGATGTAAGGGATAAAAGTTAATATGGTAAGGTGAGATGTGAGGTAGGAGTTGATAACAACATGTTCTGTGAAATTATATTTTTTATACTTCCTAAATATGAAGCGTGATATGATCGCATAGAATGGAATTAAAATAAAATACCCTAACGTAGGGAATTTCTCTGTTACATCAATAAAAAGTTGAACTATTTTAGGTGACTCATCGAATTTTCCTGAATCTAATGGTATGTCAAATCCTCTTTCTTTTACGAATGAAAGTATGGCTGCTAATGTAACTGATAATACGAAGTATGAAGCTACATTTAGATATTTCTTTCTTACTCCATTAATATAACCATCTATTACGATATGAGGTTTTATGGTTAAGTCTTTTATTGTATTAATAAATGTGCTATCGACATTAAGATATACCTCACTTATTTCCGTGATTAGGTTTTTAAAAGTAATACGTTTTGTGATTTTTTTGGCTCCGCAATTAGAACAAAAATTAACGTCTTCTATATTATTTCCACAATTTTTGCAATTGTTAATCATAATAGTCTTAGCCATTTTATTTTGGTATTAATCTCCTTTTTTGATTTTAAAAATATTTTTCAACCCAAATTAGAGTTTATATGGTAGCAGGTTCTCTAGTAGGTATTAAACCCATTTTTATCATAATAATGCCACTAATTATTGAAAAAATTATAAATAAGACGGCCATAATTAGTGAAAATAATAAGGTTTTGATTACTATTTTTTTCAGACTAAGATTATAAAGACTTTTAAGAACATATGCGATGTATATTATGGAAACAGGAAATTGAATCCAGAGAATTAAGAATATATTTTTTAAGCCTAGAAGTAGTGGTAAAGTGATAAAACTTATAACCATTGTAATATGCGAATAGGCATATAAATGGATAACGAAATGTTCCGTTAGATTATATTTTTTATAATTAAAGAATACAATTCTTGATATGAAGGCTAAAAATGGAATCGTTAAAAATGAGATCAGAGATTGATAATCAAAAGATAAATCCGAAGCTACTTTGGAAACTTCAATTTGACTAGCATCAGTAAAAACATTTGAGAAAATTGTGTCTTTGTATTTTCCTAAGACGAAAGTATACAAACTAGCAATAGTAAGAGAGATGGCGAAGTAACTAAAAACATTTATATACCTTTTTCTGACGCCGTGAATGTAACCATCAATCACATACTTTGGTTTAGTAAATAATTGGATAAAAGTTCTTATGAATGAATTGTCAAGATTTAGAAAACGATCACTAAATTCCTGAGTTAGGTTTTTAAAAGTAATTCGTTTAGTTATCTTTTTAGCTCCGCAAGCTGGACAAAAAGAGTAGTTGTCAATTTGGAAACCACAGTTTTTACAGTGATTTATGTTAGTAAGATTGTTACTCATTATTGAAGATCTCTCTTTATTTTTTCTATTAACTCTTCGGGTGTTTTAAAAATTACAAACTCACCATTTTTGATGTAAGACATTTGACCAGTTTCTTCACTAACTATAAGGGCTAGTGCGTCTGTTTTTTCTGTTATACCTATAGCGGCACGGTGTCTTAATCCGAAACGTAAAGGAATATCTCTATCATTAGTTACTGGTAGAATAACACGAGTAGCCACAATCCTATTATCTTCTACAATCATAGCACCATCGTGTAATGGACTGTTTTTATAAAAAATACTTTCTATAATTGGAGTTTTTACCAAAATATCCAATTCGTCACCAGAGGTTTTTACAAAATCTAGAGAAGTACTTCTTTTAATTACGATCAAAGCTCCTGTAAAAGTAGTTCCCATTTTTTGACAGGCCTTAACAATTGCGGTTACATCGGTAAGACTATCTTCTGGAGTGTCCCGGATGAATTTTAGTTGGCGAAGAAATTTCCTTCTTCTTCCGAAATTTGTGGAGCCAATCATTAATAGAAACTTTCGAATTTCCTGTTGGAAAACAACGATTAATGCAAACATTCCCACACCAATAAACTCGCCTAGTACACTACTAAGCATTTCCATAGCTAGAAACTGTGTGAGTTTCCAAACTAGGTAGATCATCACAATACCGATAAAAATATTGATGGCTGCGGTTCCTTTAACCAACTTGTAGATATAGTAAAGTAGGAGCGCTACGAGTACGATATCTAGGATATCTAATATTCTAAGGTTGATTAAATCCAAATGTTGGGAGTTTTTGTAAAAATAGGAAAATTAGTGAAACTCTGATTAGAAAATCCACCTTAGACAGA
Coding sequences:
- a CDS encoding diadenylate cyclase, encoding MDLINLRILDILDIVLVALLLYYIYKLVKGTAAINIFIGIVMIYLVWKLTQFLAMEMLSSVLGEFIGVGMFALIVVFQQEIRKFLLMIGSTNFGRRRKFLRQLKFIRDTPEDSLTDVTAIVKACQKMGTTFTGALIVIKRSTSLDFVKTSGDELDILVKTPIIESIFYKNSPLHDGAMIVEDNRIVATRVILPVTNDRDIPLRFGLRHRAAIGITEKTDALALIVSEETGQMSYIKNGEFVIFKTPEELIEKIKRDLQ
- a CDS encoding DUF3667 domain-containing protein; this encodes MSNNLTNINHCKNCGFQIDNYSFCPACGAKKITKRITFKNLTQEFSDRFLNLDNSFIRTFIQLFTKPKYVIDGYIHGVRKRYINVFSYFAISLTIASLYTFVLGKYKDTIFSNVFTDASQIEVSKVASDLSFDYQSLISFLTIPFLAFISRIVFFNYKKYNLTEHFVIHLYAYSHITMVISFITLPLLLGLKNIFLILWIQFPVSIIYIAYVLKSLYNLSLKKIVIKTLLFSLIMAVLFIIFSIISGIIMIKMGLIPTREPATI
- a CDS encoding DUF3667 domain-containing protein, which produces MAKTIMINNCKNCGNNIEDVNFCSNCGAKKITKRITFKNLITEISEVYLNVDSTFINTIKDLTIKPHIVIDGYINGVRKKYLNVASYFVLSVTLAAILSFVKERGFDIPLDSGKFDESPKIVQLFIDVTEKFPTLGYFILIPFYAIISRFIFRKYKKYNFTEHVVINSYLTSHLTILTFIPYIITFIFGDYIEESSFIFLLIQFIYATFLFKNLYKISYKKVIVKGLIGWFLIVLITIGVLILAALASKFLKEYGLIS
- a CDS encoding ABC transporter ATP-binding protein, with the protein product MAEKNGKAFDFKLFKRLIGFTNPYRITFYFVALSAILLSVFAILRPLLLQKAIDKSFIPKDEELILFYISLMLGVLLLEVIFQFLFIYFANWLGQEVIRDLRVKLFDHMLGFKKQYYDKSAVGRLVTRAVSDIETIASIFSQGLFMIISDLLKMMVILGFMIYYSWQLTLIVLAVLPFIVFATRVFQRKMKTAFEEVRTQVSNLNSFVQERITGMKIVQLFTREEIEYANFKEINDKHKKGWIKTVWYNSIFFPIAEMSSSITIGLIVWYGGLRAAQGDVITLGVVIAFIELSQMLFRPLRQIADKFNTLQMGMVAANRVFAILDTESKINDFGQLELPSINGDIDFDNVRFSYLEGEEVLKGITLSVKSGETVAIVGATGAGKSTIINLLSRFYEIDSGTISIDKKPINTIDLKSLRSHIAVVLQDVFLFADTILNNITLNNPDITEEQVQKAAKEIGIHDFIMSLPNGYHYNVKERGVMLSSGQRQLISFLRAYVTNPEILVLDEATSSIDSHSEQLIQDATDKITEGRTSIVIAHRLATIKNADKIIVMDNGKIVEEGNHNELLELENGYYKNLYDVQFAEVREV
- the truA gene encoding tRNA pseudouridine(38-40) synthase TruA, yielding MRYFLELSYNGTPYHGWQRQPNAISVQEVLEDALSLLLRCKIDVVGAGRTDTGVHARQIMAHFDSETELDVVQFKYKLNSLLPKEIAIQKVSLVREDAHARFDAVSRSYEYIVSVSKDPFRINSAYYLKKELDVDLMNEAAKLLLNYTNFKCFSKSKTDVKTYNCNITDAVWEKTGDVLIFKISANRFLRNMVRAIVGTIIEIGEHKLDLNDLKSIIKSENRSEAGYSVPAHGLYLTEVQYPKTIYLI
- a CDS encoding metallophosphoesterase, with product MKKILLLSDTHSYIDERILHYVKESDEVWHAGDIGDLKVTDAIEALKPLRAVYGNIDDDKARATFPLNQRFSCEDVSVWITHIGGYPPKYNINTREEIKTNPPKLFICGHSHILKVIPDKINNVLHMNPGAAGKHGFHKVRTMLRFTLDQGKIENLEVIELGKK